The following are encoded together in the Pygocentrus nattereri isolate fPygNat1 chromosome 15, fPygNat1.pri, whole genome shotgun sequence genome:
- the acd gene encoding adrenocortical dysplasia protein homolog, which produces MRRYRRAEVEPEPWIERLIQNRGRGQRQIRVTAHVVGVSDLSDSVRTDESDACMLFLSDRAVFIPAVLSAAAWRRLQELEERETFSGLDNTTVSVREFQLNFHMDPELTSCQFYLTINQIITIGRVTKHYRPPSCTTLQSVKQQILKTWRSLMKESSGNSLNSQSGFPLSCLMGAWHNDIIMDMLNDAIEKITTPTGCHPGVTTPTHWHRERLRCRGEECFSAPVSHLLIPEEQRELLTADPGASSGSETPSGLAPPHVDVTMNQQVTAQYHGRDSPTTVIDRPSDLEQPSLDHTRPEVWCDRGEECGEEVSPWDMFCSAPDLLGTPSSSSEICIEPLSQKDRESLLTMGLLPMATSSQAQSSNPCTEEKSGSSITPCQRPRPSLHSSSDLSEKTTSDQPHEDQQEQQVSPPTWVIKNTALPTQDMSPKDPSARRSPAGSPLAKKGWVHSDGSGFSYTYEPCPQVVRSLSQFTVPEELVQWAVTYLGTPQHMLVASGRTEQREVEPQRPSVPN; this is translated from the exons ATGCGCCGCTACCGCAGGGCTGAGGTCGAACCGGAGCCGTGGATCGAGCGGCTGATACAGAACCGCGGCCGAGGCCAGAGGCAGATCCGCGTGACCGCGCATGTGGTGGGG GTCAGCGACCTGAGTGACTCGGTCCGGACGGATGAGAGCGACGCCTGCATGCTGTTTCTGTCCGACCGAGCTGTGTTCATTCCCGCGGTGCTCAGCGCAGCCGCCTGGAGACGCTTACAGGA ATTGGAGGAGAGGGAGACCTTTTCAGGTCTGGACAACACAACAGTGTCTGTGCGAGAATTCCAGCTGAACTTCCACATGGACCCTGAACTG aCGTCTTGTCAGTTTTATCTGACTATCAATCAGATCATCACCATTGGCAGAGTCACCAAGCATTATCGCCCCCCTAGCTG cACAACGCTCCAGTCAGTCAAGCAACAAATTCTAAAAACGTGGCG ATCGCTAATGAAGGAGAGTTCAGGCAACTCTCTGAACTCGCAGTCAG GATTTCCTCTTTCGTGCCTAATGGGGGCATGGCACAATGACATCATTATGGATATGTTGAATGATGCAATAGAGaaaataaccacacccactggGTGTCATCCAGGTGTGACCACACCTACTCACTGGCACAGAGAAAGACTTCGTTGCAGG GGTGAGGAGTGTTTCAgcgctcctgtgtctcatctcCTCATCCCAGAGGAGCAGAGGGAGCTGTTGACAGCTGATCCCG GTGCATCTAGTGGGAGTGAAACTCCAAGTGGCTTGGCGCCTCCTCATGTAGATGTAACGATGAACCAGCAAGTCACTGCACAATACCATGGAAGAGACTCGCCCACAACAGTTATTGATAGGCCATCTGATTTGGAACAGCCCTCTCTGGACCACACGAGACCAG AGGTCTGGTGTGACAGAGGAGAAGAGTGTGGGGAGGAAGTGAGCCCGTGGGATATGTTCTGTTCTGCCCCTGACCTGCTAGGAACCCCATCCTCCTCCTCAGAGA TCTGTATAGAGCCCCTCTCGCAGAAGGACAGGGAGTCACTGCTAACTATGGGCCTTCTGCCCATGGCAACAAGCAGCCAGGCTCAGTCCTCCAATCCGTGCACAGAAGAGAAGTCAGGGAGTAGCATAACGCCCTGTCAGAGACCACGCCCATCTCTGCACAGCTCCTCCGACTTGAGTGAAAAGACCACCTCAGACCAACCTCACGAGGACCAACAAGAGCAGCAAGTGAGTCCACCAACGTGGGTAATAAAGAACACGGCCCTGCCCACCCAAGACATGTCCCCAAAGGACCCGTCTGCCAGAAGAAGCCCTGCTGGGTCCCCACTTGCCAAAAAGGGCTGG GTTCATTCGGATGGCAGTGGTTTCTCCTACACGTATGAACCTTGCCCACAAGTTGTCAGATCTCTCAGCCAGTTCAC ggtccCAGAGGAGCTGGTGCAGTGGGCGGTGACTTACCTGGGGACCCCTCAGCATATGCTTGTTGCCAGTGGTAGAACTGAGCAGAGAGAAGTGGAGCCACAAAGGCCGAGTGTTCCAAACTGA
- the ogfod1 gene encoding prolyl 3-hydroxylase OGFOD1 codes for MPAKRQSNDRNTTKWRKKEKRGESAVMNPDIEDAVVRSALSEAWKEKTSYSHGGVELDCDPFRHCRIQNFIHSQGFAQNLRDELLQLSFHNKSNDLYKFKQSEDLKRRKEHHISQMRSLIFVQFRSWLAEVLGVDLEPTVDISCAKYEHTDVLLCHDDELEGRRVAFILYLVPSWDLSDGGTLDLYSTDEHYQPVNIAKSLLPSWNTLMFFEVSPVSFHQVAEVLAEGKCRLSLSGWFHGPSLPRPPRYVEPLLPRRTHIPRDENVLFEWVNETYMDPLYQAQVQQEFEANSEIRLPNFLQEEKFKQVSEALRLAEVQWERRGPPNKRCYAHAELQSLPACLKECWDLLSSEPFFLLLSNLTGLSLHYLAVGDEENESDSQGDESDAEKEERNNQEGQGTSSAASSNEKQDKGPPMCVGELRRWAHGNYTLLHDSVEREFALDLLLHLGCKGWKAEFGGFTSYIAHDEDEELLTVYPEDNSMALVYRDKETLRFVKHINHSSADQKDAAFYDFSFTYYE; via the exons ATGCCTGCCAAGCGGCAGTCGAACGACAGAAACACGACGAAATGGAGGAAAAAGGAGAAACGAGGCGAAAGCGCCGTCATGAACCCCGACATTGAAGACGCCGTCGTCCGCAGCGCGTTGAGCGAAGCGTGGAAGGAGAAGACGAGCTACTCTCATG GCGGCGTCGAGCTGGACTGCGACCCGTTCCGTCACTGCAGGATCCAGAACTTCATTCACAGCCAGGGTTTCGCGCAGAACCTGCGAGACGAACTGCTTCAGCTCAGCTTCCACAACAAGTCCAACGACCTGTACAAATTCAAGCAG TCGGAGGATctgaagaggagaaaagagcaTCACATTTCTCAGATGAG gtcCCTTATTTTTGTGCAGTTCCGCTCATGGTTGGCTGAGGTCTTAGGAGTGGATTTAGAGCCAACCGTTGACATATCCTGTGCTAAGTATGAACACACAG ATGTGTTGCTGTGTCATGATGATGAACTCGAAGGGCGGCGGGTTGCGTTCATTCTTTACCTGGTACCTTCATGGGACCTGAGTGATGGAGGAACGTTGGACTTGTACAgcactgatg AGCATTATCAGCCAGTGAATATAGCGAAGTCTCTGCTGCCCTCTTGGAACACACTGATGTTTTTTGAAGTGTCTCCTGTCTCCTTTCatcag GTTGCTGAGGTTCTTGCTGAAGGGAAGTGTCGTTTGTCTCTCAGCGGTTGGTTTCATGGCCCCTCCCTACCAAGACCCCCACGTTACGTCGAGCCCCTGCTTCCTCGTCGTACACACATCCCGAGAGAT GAGaatgtattatttgagtggGTGAATGAGACCTACATGGACCCCCTGTATCAGGCACAAGTGCAGCAGGAGTTTGAGGCTAATTCAGAAATCCGCCTTCCAAATTTTCTGCAG GAGGAAAAATTTAAGCAAGTGAGTGAAGCCTTACGATTGGCTGAAGTACAGTGGGAAAGGAGAGGCCCACCTAACAAGAG gtGCTATGCTCATGCAGAGCTTCAGAGCTTGCCGGCATGTCTAAAGGAGTGCTGGGATCTTCTTTCCTCTGAGCCATTTTTCCTCCTGCTCTCCAACCTCACTGGCCTCTCCCTACACTATTTGGCTGTGGGAGAtgaagagaatgagagtgacAGTCAGGGTGATGAGAGTGAtgcagagaaagaagagagaaacaaCCAAGAAGGACAAGGCACGAGTAGTGCTGCTTCATCAAATGAGAAACAAGACAAAG GACCTCCAATGTGTGTTGGTGAGCTGCGTCGCTGGGCGCACGGTAATTACACACTGCTGCATGATTCTGTGGAGAGGGAGTTTGCACTGGACCTGCTGCTTCACCTGGGCTGCAAAG GTTGGAAGGCAGAGTTTGGAGGCTTCACTTCCTATATTGCacatgatgaagatgaagag CTCCTGACTGTGTATCCAGAGGATAACTCCATGGCTCTGGTCTACAGAGACAAAGAAACTCTCAGGTTCGTCAAACACATCAATCACAGCAGCGCTGACCAGAAAGACGCAGCGTTCTACGATTTCTCCTTTACTTACTATGAATGA
- the fbxl8 gene encoding F-box/LRR-repeat protein 8 — MKDDEKRAVMDLPEEILAYIFSFLPLRDKYNAFTVCRTWSNIMTCPSAWTQTEVRCDSEASIPENFSAFLPLVRHLKLSVSVTEAASRETGLWVLRQAFSGGDGRLQVLCVNCLGNPPLFYAGQDLLQGLVDVLTDGSSLMELDLRGVPFTLSDAFVKGVAALCPALRRLFINNNSLVCGVVAETVREVLKLCPALNTIGLFQASLSQHVFQDLLSPQQSALKRLELRCERSLKYATPIRDQTWAEVRRRHPALVVDLELDHTLPELHVPAVLQPSIPVRQLRLLTWTWLLDEVRLVGQSYANTLEALEVQTTPSPELNDALVALATQCTKLQEVHCYCVVSTEVITAFRTHCPDLRRYTLKTRKEQHPWTYTSLR; from the exons ATGAAAGATGATGAGAAGCGCGCTGTAATGGACCTGCCAGAAGAAATCCTCGCCTATATCTTCTCGTTTCTCCCGCTAAGGGACAAATACAATGCCTTCACGGTGTGTAGGACATGGTCCAACATCATGACCTGTCCCAGTGCCTGGACACAGACGGAGGTCAG ATGTGATTCAGAAGCTAGCATCCCTGAGAACTTCTCCGCCTTTCTGCCTTTAGTCAGACACTTGAAGCTGAGTGTCAGTGTGACTGAGGCTGCCAGTCGGGAGACTGGACTCTGGGTCCTCCGCCAGGCCTTTTCTGGAGGTGATGGACGGCTGCAAGTGCTGTGCGTGAACTGCTTAGGAAACCCACCCCTGTTCTACGCGGGACAGGACCTGCTACAGGGTTTGGTGGACGTACTGACGGATGGTTCGTCCCTCATGGAGCTCGACCTGAGGGGTGTGCCTTTTACTTTGAGTGATGCATTTGTGAAGGGCGTGGCTGCACTTTGCCCCGCCCTTCGACGTCTCTTCATCAATAATAATTCCCTGGTTTGTGGCGTCGTGGCCGAGACAGTGAGGGAGGTACTGAAGCTCTGCCCAGCCCTGAACACTATAGGGCTCTTCCAGGCCAGCCTGTCTCAACACGTCTTCCAAGACCTCCTGTCACCCCAGCAGTCAGCGCTGAAGCGGCTCGAACTGCGCTGCGAGCGCTCCCTGAAATATGCCACACCCATCCGTGATCAAACGTGGGCAGAGGTGAGGCGCAGGCACCCAGCATTAGTTGTGGATCTCGAGCTGGATCACACCCTTCCGGAGCTGCACGTTCCAGCTGTGCTGCAGCCCAGCATCCCTGTTCGCCAGCTGCGCCTGCTCACCTGGACGTGGCTGCTGGATGAAGTGCGCCTGGTGGGGCAGAGTTACGCAAATACTCTAGAGGCCCTGGAAGTGCAGACCACACCCTCCCCAGAGCTTAACGATGCACTGGTCGCCTTGGCAACACAGTGCACAAAGCTGCAAGAGGTGCACTGCTACTGCGTGGTGTCAACGGAGGTCATAACAGCCTTCCGCACACACTGCCCTGACCTTCGCAGATACACGCTCAAAACACGCAAAGAGCAACACCCATGGACCTACACCTCACTCAGATAA